CCGTCGTTCGTGGGGTTGTCGAGCGCGAAGCAGTAGACGCCGTCGCCCGACACCGCCGAGGTCACGTCGAAGTCCACCACCTGCCCGCGCGCCACCGGCCCCGCGGTGAAGAGCGCCGGACCGTCAATCGCCGGCTGGTTGCTCCAGGTCACGGCTCGCTCGTCCCACGCACAGTCGCTGATCGGGTGGATGCTGCCTCCGGTGGTGAGGCTCTCGGAGTCCACGACGTCCGACACCTGGAGCTGCACGTGGGCGGACGCGACGGGCCGGCCCCCGACGCCGCTCACGCGGAAGCGGAGGAAGGTGCGCTCGACCGCCACGATGCCGCTGTCCACGCTGAGCAGGGGGCTCGCCCCGAGGTTCGTGGCCGGGTGGGCCGACGAGGCGAAGACGTCGGCTTCGATCGTGCCCGCGGGTGAAGGCGCGCCGCACGCGCAGCTGGCGTCGACGGTCAGCACGGGCTTGCCCTTCTTCGCTTCGCGCGAGAGGTAGTCGACCCCGTCGGTCGAAGCGCTCTCGATGGCGAAGCAGTAGACTCCGTCCCCCGTGATGGCCGAGGTCACGTCGAAGTCCGCCGTCTGGCCGAGCCCCACCGCGCCGACCTCCGATACCACCGGGCCGTCGATCGGCGGCTGCGTCGCAGAGGTCATCGTGCGCTCGTTCCATCCGCAGCTGCTGATCCGGTGGATGCGACCGCCGGTCACGCTGTTGGCGTTGGTCGTCGTCGCCACCTTCAGACGGAGGTGGGCTGCGCTCACGCGCTGGCTCCCGACGCCGCTCACCTGCACCCGCAGGAAGGTGCGCCGGAGCCCGCCTCGCGCGGACGGGACCGACGGTCCGGCGTCGACATGCAGCTGCGTCGCCGTGCCGAAATTCTTCGTCGGGGCCGACGCGTCCACCGACGTGTCGGCCAGCACCTTCCCGACCACCTTGCTCGCCGTGCACGGCGGCACAGCTCCGACGCAGGCGCCGTCCGTACACGTGTCGCCGACGGTGCAGGCGTCGCCGTCGTCGCACGGGAGGCTGTTCGGGCTGTGCATGCAGCCCCACGAGCGGTCGCAGCTGTCGGTGGTGCACCCGTTGCCGTCGTCGCAGTCGCGCGCGCGGCCACCGACACAGGCCCCGTCCGCGCAGGTGTCGCCCATCGTGCAAGCATCACCGTCGTCGCAGGAGAGGCTGTTCGACGTGTGCCAGCAGCCCTGCGAGCGGTCGCAGCCGTCGGTGGTGCACTCGTTGCCGTCGTCGCAGTCGACCGGCCTGTGAACGCAGGCTCCGTCCACGCACGTGCCTCCATCCCTGCACATGTCATTACCGTCGTCGCTGCCGTCGTCGTCGCACGGGAGATTGTTCGGGACGTGCACACAGCCCTCGGAGTGGTCGCACTCGTCGGTGGTGCACGAGTTCCCGTCGTCGCAGTCGAGCTCGGAGCCACCGACGCAGTCGCCGTCGACGCACGTGTCACCGGAGGTGCAGGCGTTGCCGTCGTCGCAGGGGCCCGCCTTGGAGCTGCCGCCCTTGCACTCGCCGGCGCCGTCACAGGTCATGGCGTCGACGCACTGCTTCGCGGCGCACGGCGCGCCAGCCGACTCGAACCCACAGGTCGGCGAGCAGCAGTCGCCGGACTCCGTGTTGTGGTCGTCGCAGTCCTCGAACGGGTCGTGACGACCTTCCGGCCGCTGAGCGTGAACTGGTCGGTGAACGCCGCCGGAAGCTCGTCCGGCAGTCCCGGCCCCTCGATCATGAAGAAGTTCGTGCCGCAGGAGCTCCCCGTGACGCTCTGGTCCGCGCCGGGGTTGCCCGTCAGCCCCGGTCCCGGCGGGACCGGGCCGTCCAGGAAGGTCAGGAACGGACCGACGTCGCCGGTCGTGACGGCCGCCTCGAAGTCGAGCGGCTGCTTGCCGACGTCCTCGGTGAGGTCGATGGCCCCGTCCGCATCGGCCTGCAGCACATTCACCCCGTGGGGATGCGTGACCGTGTACTCGGCGAAGGGCATGAGCGGCGAGATGCGGATCCGGATGCGGGTGAAGACGACCTGATCGCCGGCAAGCGGCACCTGACCGTTGTTGAACGACCCCTCCACGGCGGCCACGTACAGGGCCTTGAACGGTCCGGACCCGTCGATCTTCGACACGGCCCGGGAGTAGTAGAACTCCACCGGGAAGTTGTCCGGGAACGAGATCGGGCGGGTCGGATCGGGGACCGTGAGCCCGGGATCGCAGTCGAGGTCGAGGCACGGGCCGACGGCGACGTCGTTCGAATCGATGTAGTACTGGGGGAACCCGTTCTGCGGATCGATCGGCCCGACGCCGGCCAGGTGGGTGGAGCACGGCTGCGCGTACGCGTTTGCCGCGACCCCCATGACCAACGATGCCAGGCAGGCGCCGAAGCGCTTCACGATGGACGTCATGATTACCCCCCGGCGATGCGTCTCGCTCGACTTCGATTGCCCTTGCGCAGCCGGCTGCGCGCGAGGTGGACATGTCCATCAGTTGGATTCGTTGATCAATTGGCGCATACGATCGTGGGGGCACGGGAAAGCCCGCAGCGGGATCTGCTGCCGGGAACTCCCCCGCGGATTTCCCCGGACGAGAATGCGGACGTTCCGGCAGGACGACGCCGAGCCCGGTCCGTCCGCGCGACACGTCCCGGCTGCCTGCACGGGACAGTGGGGTCGCCGAGACACGTCGGCGACCGGGCGCGGGTTGACGAGAAGGAAGCGTGTGGATATAGGCGAAGGCCTGCCCGGGTTATTCGCCGTCGGCGCCGGTCACGGCGCGGGTCTTGTGGGGCCGTAGCTCAGTTGGGAGAGCGCTAGAATCGCACTCTAGAGGTCGAGGGTTCGACTCCCTTCGGCTCCACTTGCGCTAGCCGCTCTGCGTCCGGGCAGCGTCCGTTCAGGATCCCCCCGCAGCACGTCAACGGAAAGGCTGTCCGGCGTCCGCGATGCGTGTGCGGTGTCGTGACCCCTACACGAGCCCGAGCTCCCTGCCGAGGATCCTCGTGACGAAGCGCTCGGCGCCCGTCTCGCTCGCGACCAGGGTTCGAACGCACTCCCGGGTCTTCGCGACGGTGCCCTGCCGCGCGGCGGCCTTCATCGTCTCCGCGTACGCCGCCCACACGTCGGCGCCCGTGATCTCGTAGCCGTAGCCTTGCGCGAGCCAGTGGAGGGCGAGCAGCCCGGCCTCTACCGCGAAGTCAGGCTCGGCGTCAGCGTGGTCGCGCGCCGCGCGCCCGAGCGTCTTCGGGTCGCACGGCGTGCGCCGTGCGAGGCTCCTCTCGGCAAACGGATACGGGGTGAGGCGCTGCTCTCCATCCTGCGCCGCGGCGACAGGTCCGAAGAGGTGCGCGGCCGGGCGGTGATCTCCTTGGGACCGATCCTCGAGCATGCAGACACCCAAGGCTTCGAGGATGCCGACGACCTCCCGATCACGGAACGCGCGTTCCACACGCTCCAGGAGTCGCTCCGCAAGCTCTACAGGGACGCCAACGTTCCCAAGGAAGTGCGGCGGCGGATCCTGGAGGCCTCCGTGCGCGCCCCGCAGGACTGGCATGAGGATGCGATCCGCGTCGCATACTCCAGCGGCGACGAGGTGTGGAGGCTCACCGCGGTCTTCTGCATGCGCTTCGTTCGTGGATTCGAAGAGCAGATCCTCGAGGCGCTCGACACCGAGAAGCCGGATATCCACTACGAGGCCGTCGTTGCGGTCGTTCCCTCGCCGCGCTCAAGCTGCCCCTCTATCCGTACCAGATCGACGGCATGCTGCATCTGGCGTTCACTGAGCGCGCGCTGCTCGGGGACGAGATGGGTCTCGGCAAGACGGCGCAGGCGGTGGCGGCCTGTGCGCTCCTCCGCGAGCTGCGCGGCGTCGCCCGCGTGCTCGTCGTGTGCCCGGTGTCGCTCAAGGCCGAATGGGAAGAGCAGATCACCAAGTTCACCGACTTGCCGCTCCGCTTCGTGCAGGGCGCGAAACCGCCTCGGCTCGCCTGCTACGAGAACCCTCCACTCAGCTCCACATCACACGTCGTCGATGGGGACACCCCGGCCGCTGCGGAGGCTCTCTCGTGCCCTCTCGACCCGACGCACGAACCGCGGGTCGTTCTCGAGCTGGTAGTCGAACCAGTCCTCTTCGGAGGCGAACCCGATGAGGATCCCCGCCGGGCGTCCGTGGCGCGTGACGATGATCGGAGCTTCCGCGGCGCGTCGGAGGTAGCGGGACAGATCGTCCTTCACCTCGGACAGCGGGACGCGCTTCAGGATTTCAGACCTTCTCGCTCGAGCCATTCTGCGGGAAGCCGCTTGATCCGGCTCCGGCCGACGCGTGTCGGATCGTTTCCGAGCTGCTTGATCGCATCGCGGACCTTCGCCTTGTCG
The sequence above is a segment of the Deltaproteobacteria bacterium genome. Coding sequences within it:
- a CDS encoding DNRLRE domain-containing protein, with the protein product MDMSTSRAAGCARAIEVERDASPGGNHDVHREALRRLPGIVGHGGRGKRVRAAVLHPPGRRRADRSAERVPPVLHRFERRRRRPVPRPRLRSRAHGPRSDPPDLVPGQLPGGVLLLPGRVEDRRVRTVQGPVRGRRGGVVQQRSGAACRRSGRLHPHPDPHLAAHALRRVHGHASPRGECAAGRCGRGHRPHRGRRQAAARLRGGRHDRRRRSVPDLPGRPGPAGTGADGQPRRGPERHGELLRHELLHDRGAGTAGRASGGVHRPVHAQRPEGRHDPFEDCDDHNTESGDCCSPTCGFESAGAPCAAKQCVDAMTCDGAGECKGGSSKAGPCDDGNACTSGDTCVDGDCVGGSELDCDDGNSCTTDECDHSEGCVHVPNNLPCDDDGSDDGNDMCRDGGTCVDGACVHRPVDCDDGNECTTDGCDRSQGCWHTSNSLSCDDGDACTMGDTCADGACVGGRARDCDDGNGCTTDSCDRSWGCMHSPNSLPCDDGDACTVGDTCTDGACVGAVPPCTASKVVGKVLADTSVDASAPTKNFGTATQLHVDAGPSVPSARGGLRRTFLRVQVSGVGSQRVSAAHLRLKVATTTNANSVTGGRIHRISSCGWNERTMTSATQPPIDGPVVSEVGAVGLGQTADFDVTSAITGDGVYCFAIESASTDGVDYLSREAKKGKPVLTVDASCACGAPSPAGTIEADVFASSAHPATNLGASPLLSVDSGIVAVERTFLRFRVSGVGGRPVASAHVQLQVSDVVDSESLTTGGSIHPISDCAWDERAVTWSNQPAIDGPALFTAGPVARGQVVDFDVTSAVSGDGVYCFALDNPTNDGADYNSREAASGQPALVIGVTR
- a CDS encoding type II toxin-antitoxin system Phd/YefM family antitoxin; the protein is MARARRSEILKRVPLSEVKDDLSRYLRRAAEAPIIVTRHGRPAGILIGFASEEDWFDYQLENDPRFVRRVERARESLRSGRGVPIDDV